A part of Cardiocondyla obscurior isolate alpha-2009 linkage group LG23, Cobs3.1, whole genome shotgun sequence genomic DNA contains:
- the Endoa gene encoding endophilin-A isoform X2, which translates to MAFAGLKKQINKANQYMTEKMGGAEGTKLDVDFMDMERKTDVTYELVEELQMKTKEFLQPNPTARAKMAAVKGISKLSGQAKASTYPQPEGVLGDCMLIYGKKMGEDSIFAQALVEMGEAMKQMADVKYSLDDNIKQNFLEPLHHLQTKDLKEVMHHRKKLQGRRLDFDCKRRRQAKDEEIRQAEEKFAESLHLAQMGMFNLLANDIEQVAQLATFSEALLEYHQQCTEILRGLTETLLEKKEEAVNRPKMEFVPKTLTDLHVEGGLPTSDHMNGGNYSLHGSSRASSPIHADGKRSQLELFPAGNPPQSTNASPLPSPSKSPARTPMSQRGPCCTALYDFEPENPGELGFKENDTITLTQKIDENWYEGSLDGRTGYFPVTYVQVVVPLP; encoded by the exons TACATGACGGAGAAGATGGGCGGAGCGGAAGGAACGAAGCTCGATGTCGATTTCATGGACATGGAGAGG AAAACAGACGTCACGTATGAGCTCGTGGAGGAGCTGCAGATGAAGACGAAGGAGTTCCTTCAGCCAAACCCGACGGCGAGGGCGAAAATGGCTGCGGTCAAGGGTATCAGCAAACTCAGCGGTCAGGCGAAGGCGTCCACCTATCCACAGCCGGAAGGTGTACTTGGCGATTGCATGCTCATTTACGGCAAGAAAATGGGCGAGGACAGCATTTTCG CCCAGGCTCTCGTCGAAATGGGTGAAGCCATGAAGCAGATGGCAGACGTCAAGTACTCGCTGGACGATAACATCAAGCAGAACTTCCTCGAGCCGCTGCACCATCTGCAGACCAAGGATCTGAAGGAAGTGATG CACCATCGGAAGAAACTGCAAGGCCGTAGGCTGGACTTCGATTGCAAGCGAAGACGTCAGGCGAAAG ACGAGGAGATTCGTCAGGCCGAGGAAAAGTTTGCGGAGAGCCTACATCTCGCGCAGATGGGGATGTTTAATCTGCTGGCAAATGAC ATCGAACAAGTAGCACAGTTGGCGACTTTCAGCGAAGCTCTTCTCGAATACCATCAACAGTGCACCGAAATCCTCAGAGGACTAACGGAAACACTCTTGGAAAA GAAAGAAGAGGCCGTAAATAGACCAAAGATGGAATTTGTGCCGAAGACACTGACGGATCTGCACGTGGAAGGTGGATTGCCGACGTCGGACCATATGAACGGTGGGAACTACTCTCTTCACG GGTCAAGTCGGGCCAGCTCTCCGATTCACGCGGACGGGAAGCGCTCGCAGCTCGAGCTATTTCCGGCCGGAAACCCGCCACAATCTACCAATG CTTCACCTTTGCCCTCGCCGAGCAAATCGCCAGCAAGAACGCCGATGTCACAGAGGGGACCGTGCTGCACAGCTCTGTACGACTTCGAGCCCGAAAATCCCGGCGAACTTGGATTTAAG GAGAACGATACGATCACCTTGACCCAGAAAATCGACGAGAATTGGTACGAGGGTAGCCTGGATGGTCGCACCGGTTACTTCCCCGTGACCTACGTGCAGGTCGTAGTGCCATTACCCTAA
- the Endoa gene encoding endophilin-A isoform X1, which yields MAFAGLKKQINKANQYMTEKMGGAEGTKLDVDFMDMERKTDVTYELVEELQMKTKEFLQPNPTARAKMAAVKGISKLSGQAKASTYPQPEGVLGDCMLIYGKKMGEDSIFAQALVEMGEAMKQMADVKYSLDDNIKQNFLEPLHHLQTKDLKEVMHHRKKLQGRRLDFDCKRRRQAKGSHVSDEEIRQAEEKFAESLHLAQMGMFNLLANDIEQVAQLATFSEALLEYHQQCTEILRGLTETLLEKKEEAVNRPKMEFVPKTLTDLHVEGGLPTSDHMNGGNYSLHGSSRASSPIHADGKRSQLELFPAGNPPQSTNASPLPSPSKSPARTPMSQRGPCCTALYDFEPENPGELGFKENDTITLTQKIDENWYEGSLDGRTGYFPVTYVQVVVPLP from the exons TACATGACGGAGAAGATGGGCGGAGCGGAAGGAACGAAGCTCGATGTCGATTTCATGGACATGGAGAGG AAAACAGACGTCACGTATGAGCTCGTGGAGGAGCTGCAGATGAAGACGAAGGAGTTCCTTCAGCCAAACCCGACGGCGAGGGCGAAAATGGCTGCGGTCAAGGGTATCAGCAAACTCAGCGGTCAGGCGAAGGCGTCCACCTATCCACAGCCGGAAGGTGTACTTGGCGATTGCATGCTCATTTACGGCAAGAAAATGGGCGAGGACAGCATTTTCG CCCAGGCTCTCGTCGAAATGGGTGAAGCCATGAAGCAGATGGCAGACGTCAAGTACTCGCTGGACGATAACATCAAGCAGAACTTCCTCGAGCCGCTGCACCATCTGCAGACCAAGGATCTGAAGGAAGTGATG CACCATCGGAAGAAACTGCAAGGCCGTAGGCTGGACTTCGATTGCAAGCGAAGACGTCAGGCGAAAG GTTCTCACGTTTCAGACGAGGAGATTCGTCAGGCCGAGGAAAAGTTTGCGGAGAGCCTACATCTCGCGCAGATGGGGATGTTTAATCTGCTGGCAAATGAC ATCGAACAAGTAGCACAGTTGGCGACTTTCAGCGAAGCTCTTCTCGAATACCATCAACAGTGCACCGAAATCCTCAGAGGACTAACGGAAACACTCTTGGAAAA GAAAGAAGAGGCCGTAAATAGACCAAAGATGGAATTTGTGCCGAAGACACTGACGGATCTGCACGTGGAAGGTGGATTGCCGACGTCGGACCATATGAACGGTGGGAACTACTCTCTTCACG GGTCAAGTCGGGCCAGCTCTCCGATTCACGCGGACGGGAAGCGCTCGCAGCTCGAGCTATTTCCGGCCGGAAACCCGCCACAATCTACCAATG CTTCACCTTTGCCCTCGCCGAGCAAATCGCCAGCAAGAACGCCGATGTCACAGAGGGGACCGTGCTGCACAGCTCTGTACGACTTCGAGCCCGAAAATCCCGGCGAACTTGGATTTAAG GAGAACGATACGATCACCTTGACCCAGAAAATCGACGAGAATTGGTACGAGGGTAGCCTGGATGGTCGCACCGGTTACTTCCCCGTGACCTACGTGCAGGTCGTAGTGCCATTACCCTAA
- the Endoa gene encoding endophilin-A isoform X5, whose translation MAFAGLKKQINKANQYMTEKMGGAEGTKLDVDFMDMERKTDVTYELVEELQMKTKEFLQPNPTARAKMAAVKGISKLSGQAKASTYPQPEGVLGDCMLIYGKKMGEDSIFAQALVEMGEAMKQMADVKYSLDDNIKQNFLEPLHHLQTKDLKEVMHHRKKLQGRRLDFDCKRRRQAKGSHVSDEEIRQAEEKFAESLHLAQMGMFNLLANDIEQVAQLATFSEALLEYHQQCTEILRGLTETLLEKKEEAVNRPKMEFVPKTLTDLHVEGGLPTSDHMNASPLPSPSKSPARTPMSQRGPCCTALYDFEPENPGELGFKENDTITLTQKIDENWYEGSLDGRTGYFPVTYVQVVVPLP comes from the exons TACATGACGGAGAAGATGGGCGGAGCGGAAGGAACGAAGCTCGATGTCGATTTCATGGACATGGAGAGG AAAACAGACGTCACGTATGAGCTCGTGGAGGAGCTGCAGATGAAGACGAAGGAGTTCCTTCAGCCAAACCCGACGGCGAGGGCGAAAATGGCTGCGGTCAAGGGTATCAGCAAACTCAGCGGTCAGGCGAAGGCGTCCACCTATCCACAGCCGGAAGGTGTACTTGGCGATTGCATGCTCATTTACGGCAAGAAAATGGGCGAGGACAGCATTTTCG CCCAGGCTCTCGTCGAAATGGGTGAAGCCATGAAGCAGATGGCAGACGTCAAGTACTCGCTGGACGATAACATCAAGCAGAACTTCCTCGAGCCGCTGCACCATCTGCAGACCAAGGATCTGAAGGAAGTGATG CACCATCGGAAGAAACTGCAAGGCCGTAGGCTGGACTTCGATTGCAAGCGAAGACGTCAGGCGAAAG GTTCTCACGTTTCAGACGAGGAGATTCGTCAGGCCGAGGAAAAGTTTGCGGAGAGCCTACATCTCGCGCAGATGGGGATGTTTAATCTGCTGGCAAATGAC ATCGAACAAGTAGCACAGTTGGCGACTTTCAGCGAAGCTCTTCTCGAATACCATCAACAGTGCACCGAAATCCTCAGAGGACTAACGGAAACACTCTTGGAAAA GAAAGAAGAGGCCGTAAATAGACCAAAGATGGAATTTGTGCCGAAGACACTGACGGATCTGCACGTGGAAGGTGGATTGCCGACGTCGGACCATATGAACG CTTCACCTTTGCCCTCGCCGAGCAAATCGCCAGCAAGAACGCCGATGTCACAGAGGGGACCGTGCTGCACAGCTCTGTACGACTTCGAGCCCGAAAATCCCGGCGAACTTGGATTTAAG GAGAACGATACGATCACCTTGACCCAGAAAATCGACGAGAATTGGTACGAGGGTAGCCTGGATGGTCGCACCGGTTACTTCCCCGTGACCTACGTGCAGGTCGTAGTGCCATTACCCTAA
- the Endoa gene encoding endophilin-A isoform X3 — protein sequence MAFAGLKKQINKANQYMTEKMGGAEGTKLDVDFMDMERKTDVTYELVEELQMKTKEFLQPNPTARAKMAAVKGISKLSGQAKASTYPQPEGVLGDCMLIYGKKMGEDSIFAQALVEMGEAMKQMADVKYSLDDNIKQNFLEPLHHLQTKDLKEVMHHRKKLQGRRLDFDCKRRRQAKGSHVSDEEIRQAEEKFAESLHLAQMGMFNLLANDIEQVAQLATFSEALLEYHQQCTEILRGLTETLLEKKEEAVNRPKMEFVPKTLTDLHVEGGLPTSDHMNGSSRASSPIHADGKRSQLELFPAGNPPQSTNASPLPSPSKSPARTPMSQRGPCCTALYDFEPENPGELGFKENDTITLTQKIDENWYEGSLDGRTGYFPVTYVQVVVPLP from the exons TACATGACGGAGAAGATGGGCGGAGCGGAAGGAACGAAGCTCGATGTCGATTTCATGGACATGGAGAGG AAAACAGACGTCACGTATGAGCTCGTGGAGGAGCTGCAGATGAAGACGAAGGAGTTCCTTCAGCCAAACCCGACGGCGAGGGCGAAAATGGCTGCGGTCAAGGGTATCAGCAAACTCAGCGGTCAGGCGAAGGCGTCCACCTATCCACAGCCGGAAGGTGTACTTGGCGATTGCATGCTCATTTACGGCAAGAAAATGGGCGAGGACAGCATTTTCG CCCAGGCTCTCGTCGAAATGGGTGAAGCCATGAAGCAGATGGCAGACGTCAAGTACTCGCTGGACGATAACATCAAGCAGAACTTCCTCGAGCCGCTGCACCATCTGCAGACCAAGGATCTGAAGGAAGTGATG CACCATCGGAAGAAACTGCAAGGCCGTAGGCTGGACTTCGATTGCAAGCGAAGACGTCAGGCGAAAG GTTCTCACGTTTCAGACGAGGAGATTCGTCAGGCCGAGGAAAAGTTTGCGGAGAGCCTACATCTCGCGCAGATGGGGATGTTTAATCTGCTGGCAAATGAC ATCGAACAAGTAGCACAGTTGGCGACTTTCAGCGAAGCTCTTCTCGAATACCATCAACAGTGCACCGAAATCCTCAGAGGACTAACGGAAACACTCTTGGAAAA GAAAGAAGAGGCCGTAAATAGACCAAAGATGGAATTTGTGCCGAAGACACTGACGGATCTGCACGTGGAAGGTGGATTGCCGACGTCGGACCATATGAACG GGTCAAGTCGGGCCAGCTCTCCGATTCACGCGGACGGGAAGCGCTCGCAGCTCGAGCTATTTCCGGCCGGAAACCCGCCACAATCTACCAATG CTTCACCTTTGCCCTCGCCGAGCAAATCGCCAGCAAGAACGCCGATGTCACAGAGGGGACCGTGCTGCACAGCTCTGTACGACTTCGAGCCCGAAAATCCCGGCGAACTTGGATTTAAG GAGAACGATACGATCACCTTGACCCAGAAAATCGACGAGAATTGGTACGAGGGTAGCCTGGATGGTCGCACCGGTTACTTCCCCGTGACCTACGTGCAGGTCGTAGTGCCATTACCCTAA
- the Endoa gene encoding endophilin-A isoform X4 has protein sequence MAFAGLKKQINKANQYMTEKMGGAEGTKLDVDFMDMERKTDVTYELVEELQMKTKEFLQPNPTARAKMAAVKGISKLSGQAKASTYPQPEGVLGDCMLIYGKKMGEDSIFAQALVEMGEAMKQMADVKYSLDDNIKQNFLEPLHHLQTKDLKEVMHHRKKLQGRRLDFDCKRRRQAKGSHVSDEEIRQAEEKFAESLHLAQMGMFNLLANDIEQVAQLATFSEALLEYHQQCTEILRGLTETLLEKKEEAVNRPKMEFVPKTLTDLHVEGGLPTSDHMNGGNYSLHASPLPSPSKSPARTPMSQRGPCCTALYDFEPENPGELGFKENDTITLTQKIDENWYEGSLDGRTGYFPVTYVQVVVPLP, from the exons TACATGACGGAGAAGATGGGCGGAGCGGAAGGAACGAAGCTCGATGTCGATTTCATGGACATGGAGAGG AAAACAGACGTCACGTATGAGCTCGTGGAGGAGCTGCAGATGAAGACGAAGGAGTTCCTTCAGCCAAACCCGACGGCGAGGGCGAAAATGGCTGCGGTCAAGGGTATCAGCAAACTCAGCGGTCAGGCGAAGGCGTCCACCTATCCACAGCCGGAAGGTGTACTTGGCGATTGCATGCTCATTTACGGCAAGAAAATGGGCGAGGACAGCATTTTCG CCCAGGCTCTCGTCGAAATGGGTGAAGCCATGAAGCAGATGGCAGACGTCAAGTACTCGCTGGACGATAACATCAAGCAGAACTTCCTCGAGCCGCTGCACCATCTGCAGACCAAGGATCTGAAGGAAGTGATG CACCATCGGAAGAAACTGCAAGGCCGTAGGCTGGACTTCGATTGCAAGCGAAGACGTCAGGCGAAAG GTTCTCACGTTTCAGACGAGGAGATTCGTCAGGCCGAGGAAAAGTTTGCGGAGAGCCTACATCTCGCGCAGATGGGGATGTTTAATCTGCTGGCAAATGAC ATCGAACAAGTAGCACAGTTGGCGACTTTCAGCGAAGCTCTTCTCGAATACCATCAACAGTGCACCGAAATCCTCAGAGGACTAACGGAAACACTCTTGGAAAA GAAAGAAGAGGCCGTAAATAGACCAAAGATGGAATTTGTGCCGAAGACACTGACGGATCTGCACGTGGAAGGTGGATTGCCGACGTCGGACCATATGAACGGTGGGAACTACTCTCTTCACG CTTCACCTTTGCCCTCGCCGAGCAAATCGCCAGCAAGAACGCCGATGTCACAGAGGGGACCGTGCTGCACAGCTCTGTACGACTTCGAGCCCGAAAATCCCGGCGAACTTGGATTTAAG GAGAACGATACGATCACCTTGACCCAGAAAATCGACGAGAATTGGTACGAGGGTAGCCTGGATGGTCGCACCGGTTACTTCCCCGTGACCTACGTGCAGGTCGTAGTGCCATTACCCTAA